Within Babylonia areolata isolate BAREFJ2019XMU chromosome 3, ASM4173473v1, whole genome shotgun sequence, the genomic segment ATTTGGTCTTGCTTCGTCCGGCGCATGAGTTCCTCGTTGGACATTCGCTCCGGCCATCTGATGCGCAGGATCTGGCGAAGACAGATTTTGATGAAGACTTGCAACTTGTAGTCCAGGCTCTTTGTGCGTCTCCAGGTCTCCGAACCGTACAATAACACggacttgacgttggtgttgaaCAGCCTTAGCTTGGTGTGCAGACTGATGTTTTCGTTCCTCCACACTGGTCTGAGTGTGACAAAAGCATGACGCGCCTTGCTGATCCTGGCCTTTCAAGTACATCTTCATCAGCTCCTCCTGTCTTGCTGACTGTAGGTAGGTGAAGTGGTCAACATCCTCTATGGCCTGTCTATCGATGTTGATGGGAGCTTCCTGAGTGGCATTGACCCGCAGGCTCTTTGTTTTCCCCACGCTGATCTCGAATCCTGTAGTTTGGCGACGttgctcagtctctctgttttgtcttgcATGTGTCCTTGAGAGTGCGACAGCAGGGCGATGTCATCTGTAAAGTAGAGATCTTCAAACTTTCTCGTGAGGGTCCATTGTATGCCTCTATGTTGGTCCATGCTGTCTTCATCACCCAGTCAATCACAAGTGAGAAGATTAGAGGAGATAGCAGGCATCCTtgcctgaaatgaaatgaaatgaaattatggtgcttagagcctcgccgaccactaaggccatctcaaggctatcgccgcgtcaattactactacaaggctaaaaaaaaaaaacaaccaattaaaacgagtcaccacttcaaactttccactccaaagttaaaaaaaaaacttccatagtttaaaaccttcaaatctggttaaaaaggttcacttcttttaagaagtccatcagcgcccacggagggacatcacgaaacgaagtcttcaaagaaaccgccgtgtaatgtctgcgtctaacgtcatgcagatcccaacagtcaaggagcacgtgtttcacggtgagaggctcgtcacagggaacgcatcgaggggcctcctcccccttcaacaagtaagaatgagtaaaaaaagtgtgccccgtatgcagtctgcacagcacagattcctcctttctgttcttcacccccgaagggagggtctcccccatgtccggacggatctggaagagcttgttgttcgtctgggtgttccacttctcttgccaaagatccttaacgtaagtattgaccttccgcttcatgtctgtatagggtaccaaggatctggacaattctttctttacagcgttcctggccagcaggtccgccctttcgttaccacgaatgccaacatgtccgggaacccaggccaacacaacctcgtatcctttcttcgttgcgagagtaaaagtttcataaaattccagcagtttgggatgagtgatattcctgcaggcgatcgcctccagggctgataaggagtcggaaaagatcatgaatctcttctgtttggaagagagaaccatttttaaccccaggaccagtgcggtcagttccgcggtgtataccgagctgtcagacaggatgtgttccgttgcgggccggtcaggaaaggcgggacagaacgcagatgcggcgactccgtcctctgacttggaaccgtcagtgaagatgccttgaaaggtggggaatttgtggcacagttccgaaaagtaggttctgtaggccagagaactggtggtgtccttacggtacgaggccagatcgaatcggacctcaggtgttgtaaaggtccacggggggctgtcagggaacttagagaaatctgagatgccaccgacatccagatcggcattttccaagtgcggctgaatgcggagtccgagaggaggtatgcagtttgggttgtctgtaaatttcttatcgaaagggttgttgaatacagcatcgtaagcagggtttgtaggttccgaaaacaatttcaaataatagttcagggtcagcttcagtctgcggttggaaagaggcggttcccccgcctctgcgtacaggctgtgcacaggggtggtgcggaaagcacctaagctgagacggagcccttggtggtgtacagggtccaacagtttcaggtagaacggtctggccgagccatatacaacacttccataatccagtttggaccggaccagggctctgtagaggtgcaagagagtcctcttatcagcaccccagttcgtgtgtgccacaactcggatgatgttcagggcttttaggcaagatattttcagctgtttaatgtggctgagaaaattcagcttctgatcgaagacgacccctagaaatctggcttccttgaccgccgggatggtggatgttcccagacggatttcagggtcctgatagaattggcgaaaattatgaaagtggatgcattcagttttggaggacgaaaatgtgaagccattctcctctgcccaacactggattttgttgacgcagagctgaagccgtcgctggatgctggcgtacgtgctgccggttgcatataaggcaaaatcatccacgaacagcgagctgtccgatcctttctgaacggattgaacgatgtcattaattttgatgctgaacagagccggcgacaggatgctcccctgcgggacacccagctcctgctcgtgaatgtcggacagggtggtgccgactctcacctggaattgtctgtcttgtaaaaaattgtggataaactgaggcaggtgtcctcggaagccgagcttgtgcaagtcagaaagaataccaaatttccacgtggtatcgtaagctttctccaggtcaaaaaatatggccaccacatgttgtttgttgacgaaagcatttcttatcgtggtttccagacgaaccagatggtcaacggtagagcaatgcttgcggaaaccgcattgttcctttgccagaaggccgtcggtctctagtttccacatcagtctaccgttgaccatcttctccatcagtttgcagacgcagctggtcagtgcaattgggcggtagttggaggggttcgaggggtcttttcccggtttcggcagcgggattatgagggctttccgccaggagggtggaaagaagcctgtgacccagatgtggttataaactttaagcagggtgtccagacaggtttggggaaggtgctttaggagtttataatggacttcgtccattcctggacaggaatccgtacaggtctgaagggcagatttaagttcgttcattgtgaaaggaaggttgtaattctctgtgttgtcggaaaagaagttacatggtgttttttctgacaggtttttggttttaagaaagcgagcagatttgttagcagatctcgagttctgttctattgtggaggcaagcaaattggcaactgctttcttctctgtgaccagagcgtctgaaagtttaagatggtggaaggtcgggcatgcgtttttgcccttaattctttttataaccctccacactttcttcttgggtgtgttggaggttaaggaagagcagaaatctctccaagacttcctctggctctttttaaaaacatacctggctttcgccctcagctgttgatgggttcgaacgctatcggactccggtctccgaaagacgcgtcgctgcgctctcttccgagacttgcgggcctcccgacattccgcgttgaaccagggcgttctagggacctgaggcttggaggtagacgatgggactgctgctttggcgcaatctaaaacgatccgagtcagagcgtcagcagggtccttgcttttcaatactgtttcttcctgcagctccgctcttatcttggtggtaaaaaaactccagtctgctttgtcgtagtacaggcggtcaggcagagagtcaccttctccatctgtggggcggaggacgacaggaaagtggtcactcccgtgcagatcgtcgtgcactttccactcgtagtccaggaccaacgatggatcgcagaccgacagatctaaacacgagagctttccagaggacagatgcaggtaagtgggagacttgtcgttaagacagcacaagtccatgtcagagagaaggttttctaagagaagacctcgggctgatgtcatctcacttccccagagcggggagtgtccgttgaagtcgcccaacagtaaaaacggacgtgggagctggtcgaccaggttcatgaggtcctgcctcagaacacggacggaagggggaaggtagagagagcagacagtgatggttttctcgagcgtgactctgactgccaccgcctgtaaaggggtgcttaaaagaactgtactgtataaaagggactttcgaataaaaagagcgacacctcccgtcaacccctcttgcttcggttgagcgggtttaaaaacggagttaaaaccagagagagataaaaccttgccatctctttgcagagtctcctgcagtgccagcactgaaggtttcaaagcacgacaaaacagctggagttcctggaagttggcatagaatccccggatattccagtggatcactgccattaaaaaggtttttttttacaaaaaataaagcagcagcctattccatcgcagAGGCATCCTTGCCTCACTCCGATGTTGACCTCAAAGGATGTGACAGGTCGGTGTTGTGGATGACTCTGCAGCTGGTGTCTGTCCAGTCCACCATGTCAAACGCCATTTTGTAGTCGACGAAGTTGACGTATAGCGGTGACTGCCACTCCAGCGATTGCTCAATGATGGTGCATAGATTTGCAATCTGGTCGGTGCATGATCTCCCGGCCCGGAATCCTGCCTTTTCCTTTCTCAGTGTGGCGCTGACGGCAGTACTGATCCTCTCCAGAATCATCCTGGTGAAAATTTTGCTGGGTATTGAGAGAAGCTGTATCCCTCTCCAGTTTTGGCAGTCGCTGAGATCTCCTTTCTTTGGAAGCTTTACAATGTAGCGCGTCCTCCATTCCTCAGGTATATCTTCCTTTTCCCCTGCTTCCTGTAGGACGCCGATGAGGATGTTTGCTGTGGTGTTCAGGTCTGCTTTCAAAACTTCTGGAGGAATGCTTTCCCACTCTTCATCTTCTTGATGACCTTTAACATTTCCTCTTTGCTGATAGG encodes:
- the LOC143280308 gene encoding uncharacterized protein LOC143280308 is translated as MILERISTAVSATLRKEKAGFRAGRSCTDQIANLCTIIEQSLEWQSPLYVNFVDYKMAFDMVDWTDTSCRVIHNTDLSHPLRSTSETHARQNRETEQRRQTTGFEISVGKTKSLRVNATQEAPINIDRQAIEDVDHFTYLQSARQEELMKIPVWRNENISLHTKLRLFNTNVKSVLLYGSETWRRTKSLDYKLQVFIKICLRQILRIRWPERMSNEELMRRTKQDQIKKEYPDEEVVLGWTHTA